From a single Litorilinea aerophila genomic region:
- a CDS encoding acyl-CoA dehydrogenase family protein gives MDFSIPPRVEPIVRRVRAFVDEALIPLEPRFLNGSFRSLLPVLAELRAQVKAAGLWAPHLPQAYGGLGLSLTEFAHVSEELGRSPLGHYVFNCQAPDVGNMELLMHYGTEAQKRTYLEPLARGEIRSCFAMTEPEYPGSNPVLMGTTAVKDGDDYVLNGHKWFATGADGAHFAIVMAVTNPEAEDRHRRASQIIVPCDTPGFTLVRNISIMGEPGSDHASHGEIRLENCRVPQENRLGAEGEGFRLAQIRLGPGRIHHCMRWIGICERAFDLMCTRAASRKMSSSAWLADQQAVQHWIAESRAAIDGARLLVLHAAWKMEQEGAYAARVEISTIKFVVANVLQQVLDRAIQVHGALGMTDDTPLAYWYRHERAGRIYDGPDEVHKWVVARHVLGKYRDAGAA, from the coding sequence ATGGACTTCAGCATACCGCCCCGAGTCGAACCCATAGTCCGTCGGGTTCGGGCCTTTGTGGACGAAGCCCTCATCCCCCTGGAACCCCGCTTCCTCAACGGGTCTTTTCGCTCCTTGCTGCCGGTGTTGGCCGAACTTCGCGCCCAGGTGAAGGCTGCCGGGCTGTGGGCGCCCCATCTGCCCCAGGCTTACGGCGGCCTGGGGCTTTCCCTGACCGAATTTGCCCATGTCAGCGAGGAGCTGGGCCGCAGCCCGTTGGGCCACTACGTTTTCAACTGCCAGGCGCCCGACGTGGGGAACATGGAACTCCTGATGCACTACGGAACGGAGGCGCAGAAGCGGACCTATCTGGAACCCCTGGCCCGGGGGGAGATCCGAAGCTGCTTCGCCATGACCGAGCCCGAGTATCCAGGCTCGAACCCGGTTTTGATGGGGACCACAGCCGTCAAGGATGGCGACGACTACGTCTTGAACGGCCACAAATGGTTCGCCACCGGAGCCGACGGGGCCCACTTCGCCATCGTCATGGCGGTGACCAATCCCGAGGCCGAGGACCGCCATCGTCGGGCCAGCCAGATTATCGTTCCGTGTGACACGCCAGGATTCACGTTGGTGCGCAACATTTCCATCATGGGGGAGCCGGGCAGCGATCACGCCAGCCACGGCGAGATCCGGCTGGAGAACTGTCGGGTGCCCCAGGAGAATCGGCTGGGCGCCGAAGGAGAGGGGTTTCGCCTGGCCCAGATACGCCTGGGGCCGGGGCGCATCCACCACTGCATGCGCTGGATTGGCATCTGTGAGCGGGCGTTCGACCTCATGTGTACCCGCGCGGCGAGCCGCAAGATGTCCAGCTCGGCCTGGCTGGCCGATCAGCAGGCGGTGCAGCATTGGATTGCGGAAAGTCGGGCTGCCATCGATGGTGCCCGGCTATTGGTCCTGCATGCAGCCTGGAAGATGGAGCAGGAGGGGGCCTATGCAGCCCGGGTCGAGATTTCCACCATCAAATTTGTGGTGGCCAATGTGCTGCAACAGGTACTGGACCGGGCCATTCAAGTCCACGGTGCGCTAGGCATGACCGACGACACGCCCCTGGCCTACTGGTACCGCCATGAACGCGCTGGCCGGATCTACGACGGGCCGGACGAAGTGCATAAGTGGGTGGTGGCCCGGCACGTCCTGGGGAAATATCGGGACGCCGGGGCAGCGTGA
- a CDS encoding DEAD/DEAH box helicase has translation MALSDVLTELRADAHFMAGVTAWQTRPRQPARYAPMPESLHPAVQEALHRRGIRQLYTHQAQAIELALAGQDLAVVTPTASGKTLCYNGPVLHALLADPTARALFLFPTKALAQDQLAELHRWQATLARDLGIATYDGDTPGAERAQIRRTARALLTNPDMLHTGILPYHPHWADFFAGLRYVVIDEMHTYRGVFGSHVANVLRRLQRVCAHYGSRPQFICTSATIANPGELAGRLLERPVAVVDDNGAPWGEKHLILYNPPLYDPERGLRRSSVLEAQALAARCILHGVQTIVFGRSRLTTEVLLTYLRERVGRDRRRGAVGDPRQAIRGYRGGYLPEERRRIEAGLRQGQVRGVVATNALELGIDIGQLQAAILCGYPGTIASTWQQMGRAGRTLESSLAVLVATAGPLDQYVVQHPEFLFDNSPEQALIHPDNLMLLVDQMRCSAFELPFQDGESLGASPFGQDVLHLLAEQGQVQHHGHQWFWSGPAYPARQVSLRSAGSETVAIQAGSGADSTIIGEIDQISAPRLLHEGAIYLHEGQSYRVEKLDLEAHLAQVTPVDVEYYTEVSTETNVTILAELERRPMGGALTAHGELQVSSQVVGFRRIRRFTHETLGVFPLDFPPMLLETSGYWLSVSPEAQSLLEEAGHWFDSPNDYGPNWEEQRQRVRARDGYRCARCGAPEPPGRQHDVHHLIPFRTFGYVPGRNERYKEANQLENLLLVCRTCHRRLEMGVRVRGGLDGLAYVLGQLAPLYLMCDRQDLDVHVSRGGLRGAPGLSPGTGAETAVAALDRPTIFIYERAQAGLGFSSRLYELHDRLLAAAQEQIERCPCLHGCPACVGPVLEQGQVWLPTKTLARALLQVLRTDQVHPRGPAPTDDIAF, from the coding sequence ATGGCCCTCTCTGATGTGCTAACCGAACTCCGGGCCGATGCCCACTTCATGGCCGGCGTGACCGCCTGGCAGACTCGTCCCCGCCAGCCGGCCCGCTACGCCCCCATGCCCGAAAGCCTCCACCCGGCCGTCCAGGAGGCCCTGCATCGGCGGGGGATCCGCCAGCTGTACACCCACCAGGCCCAGGCCATCGAGCTGGCCCTGGCTGGCCAGGATCTGGCCGTGGTCACACCAACGGCCAGCGGCAAAACCCTCTGCTACAACGGGCCCGTTCTTCATGCGCTGCTGGCGGACCCAACGGCCCGAGCCCTCTTCCTTTTTCCCACCAAGGCCCTGGCCCAGGACCAGCTCGCGGAGCTGCACCGCTGGCAGGCCACCCTGGCCAGGGACCTGGGCATCGCCACCTACGACGGCGATACGCCCGGCGCAGAGCGGGCTCAGATCCGGCGCACAGCCCGGGCCTTGCTCACCAACCCCGACATGCTCCATACAGGCATCCTGCCCTATCATCCCCACTGGGCGGACTTCTTCGCCGGCCTGCGCTATGTGGTCATCGACGAAATGCACACCTACCGGGGTGTCTTCGGCAGCCACGTGGCCAATGTCCTGCGGCGGCTACAACGGGTCTGCGCCCACTACGGCAGCCGCCCCCAGTTCATCTGCACCAGCGCGACCATTGCCAACCCTGGCGAGCTAGCCGGCCGCCTGCTGGAACGGCCGGTGGCGGTGGTGGACGACAACGGCGCGCCCTGGGGCGAAAAACACCTGATCCTCTACAACCCACCCCTCTACGACCCAGAACGGGGGCTGCGGCGCAGCAGCGTGCTGGAAGCCCAGGCCCTGGCCGCACGCTGCATCCTGCACGGCGTACAGACCATCGTCTTCGGCCGCTCTCGCCTGACCACCGAGGTCCTCCTGACCTACCTCCGAGAGCGGGTGGGCCGGGACCGACGCCGTGGCGCCGTGGGCGATCCCCGGCAGGCCATCCGCGGCTACCGGGGCGGTTATCTGCCGGAAGAACGGCGGCGCATCGAGGCCGGGCTGCGCCAGGGCCAGGTTCGAGGAGTGGTGGCCACCAATGCCCTGGAGCTGGGCATCGATATCGGTCAGCTCCAGGCGGCCATCCTGTGTGGCTATCCCGGTACCATCGCCAGCACCTGGCAACAGATGGGGCGAGCCGGCCGTACCCTGGAAAGCTCCCTGGCTGTGTTGGTGGCCACGGCCGGCCCGCTGGATCAATACGTGGTGCAGCACCCCGAGTTCCTCTTCGACAACTCCCCAGAGCAGGCCCTGATCCACCCGGACAACCTCATGCTGCTGGTGGATCAGATGCGCTGCAGTGCCTTTGAACTGCCCTTCCAGGACGGGGAGTCGTTGGGCGCCAGCCCCTTCGGGCAGGATGTGCTGCATCTGCTGGCCGAACAGGGCCAGGTACAACACCACGGACACCAATGGTTCTGGAGCGGCCCGGCCTACCCTGCCCGCCAGGTGAGCCTGCGCAGCGCCGGCAGCGAAACGGTGGCCATCCAGGCCGGCAGCGGGGCCGACAGCACCATCATCGGAGAGATCGACCAAATCAGCGCGCCCCGGTTGCTCCACGAAGGGGCCATTTACCTCCACGAGGGGCAAAGTTATCGGGTGGAGAAGCTGGATCTGGAAGCCCACCTGGCCCAGGTCACCCCGGTGGATGTAGAGTATTACACCGAGGTCAGCACCGAAACCAACGTCACCATTCTGGCCGAGCTGGAGCGCCGGCCCATGGGCGGCGCCTTGACGGCCCACGGCGAGCTCCAGGTAAGTTCCCAGGTGGTCGGCTTCCGCCGCATCCGACGCTTCACCCATGAAACCCTGGGCGTCTTTCCTCTGGACTTCCCCCCCATGCTCCTGGAGACCAGCGGCTATTGGCTGAGCGTCTCGCCGGAGGCCCAGTCTTTGCTGGAAGAGGCGGGGCACTGGTTCGACTCACCGAACGACTACGGCCCCAACTGGGAAGAACAGCGCCAGCGGGTCCGGGCACGGGATGGCTATCGCTGCGCCCGCTGCGGCGCGCCGGAGCCACCCGGCCGCCAGCACGATGTACACCACCTGATCCCCTTCCGCACCTTTGGCTACGTGCCCGGCCGCAACGAGCGCTACAAGGAGGCCAACCAGTTGGAAAACCTGCTGCTGGTCTGCCGGACCTGTCATCGCCGCCTGGAGATGGGCGTTCGGGTACGAGGTGGGCTGGACGGCCTGGCCTACGTCCTGGGCCAGCTCGCGCCCCTCTACCTCATGTGTGACCGGCAGGACCTGGATGTGCACGTTTCCCGGGGTGGGTTGCGCGGCGCCCCCGGCCTGTCACCCGGGACGGGCGCTGAGACCGCCGTGGCCGCCCTGGATCGCCCCACCATCTTCATCTACGAGCGGGCCCAGGCGGGCCTGGGCTTCAGCAGCCGGCTCTATGAGCTCCACGACCGCTTGCTGGCCGCCGCCCAGGAGCAGATCGAACGCTGCCCCTGCCTGCACGGCTGCCCTGCCTGCGTAGGGCCCGTGTTGGAACAGGGGCAGGTCTGGCTGCCGACCAAAACCCTGGCCCGCGCCCTGCTTCAGGTGCTACGTACCGACCAGGTTCATCCCCGGGGACCGGCTCCCACCGACGACATCGCCTTTTGA
- the rsfS gene encoding ribosome silencing factor, whose product MDLVEEKQATDIVLLDIHDQTTIADYFVIATVDNERQAQAIESDLLEKLKVEQNIRPLGIEGSQERGSGWILLDYGDVIVHLFTEEARQYYKLEELWNKANVVVKVF is encoded by the coding sequence GTGGACCTGGTGGAGGAGAAGCAGGCCACCGATATTGTCCTGCTGGACATCCACGACCAGACCACCATCGCGGACTATTTCGTCATTGCCACTGTGGACAACGAACGGCAGGCCCAGGCCATCGAAAGTGACCTGCTGGAAAAGCTGAAAGTCGAACAGAACATCCGGCCGCTGGGCATCGAGGGCAGCCAGGAACGAGGCAGCGGCTGGATCTTGCTCGACTACGGCGACGTGATCGTCCACCTCTTCACCGAGGAAGCCCGCCAATATTACAAGCTGGAAGAACTCTGGAACAAGGCCAACGTGGTGGTCAAGGTCTTCTAG
- a CDS encoding thiolase family protein: MATSYVVAAVRTPIGKFGGNFLSVSPVDLAAHVMRAALAQAGVQPGDLDLYIFGNILKHGHGQLLPRHAAIKAGIPEGVDGYAVDMLCSSGMMSVLNGDMTIRAGDADLVLVGGVESMSQTGFHLSYKARWGYKLLTGPPETLADELLDDGLRDPMTGELMGEETERLAREHGVSRTELDEVAYLSHQRAAAAREAGKFTPEITPVPVKKRGQEQSIEQDEGIRPDTTPEALAALPPVFAEGGLLTAGNSSQISDGAAALVLASQRAVERHGLRPLARILGGTWAAVTPWRFVEAPIPAIQRLLDRLGMTLDDFDLFENNEAFALNSVLMRRQLEISYERLNVYGGAIALGHPVGASGARIIVTLLNALRQEGKERGIASLCHGTGGGTALALELV, from the coding sequence ATGGCGACCAGCTATGTGGTTGCGGCCGTCCGCACACCCATCGGCAAGTTCGGCGGAAATTTTCTGTCGGTTTCGCCGGTGGATCTGGCGGCCCATGTGATGCGGGCTGCCCTGGCCCAGGCCGGGGTACAGCCAGGTGACCTGGACCTTTACATCTTCGGGAATATCCTCAAGCATGGCCATGGCCAGCTCCTTCCCCGACATGCAGCCATCAAGGCCGGCATCCCCGAAGGGGTGGACGGTTACGCCGTCGATATGCTCTGCTCTTCAGGAATGATGAGCGTGCTCAACGGCGACATGACCATCCGAGCCGGGGATGCCGACCTGGTGCTGGTGGGCGGGGTGGAGTCCATGTCCCAGACAGGCTTCCACCTGAGCTACAAGGCACGCTGGGGCTACAAGTTGCTGACGGGCCCGCCGGAGACGTTAGCCGATGAGCTGCTGGATGACGGCCTGCGGGATCCCATGACCGGTGAGCTCATGGGTGAGGAGACGGAGCGACTGGCTCGGGAACATGGCGTCTCGCGCACGGAGTTGGACGAGGTGGCCTACCTTTCCCATCAGCGAGCCGCCGCCGCCCGGGAGGCGGGCAAGTTCACCCCGGAGATCACGCCGGTTCCGGTGAAAAAGCGGGGGCAGGAGCAGTCCATTGAGCAGGACGAGGGGATCCGGCCGGATACCACGCCCGAAGCCCTGGCCGCGCTGCCGCCCGTCTTCGCAGAAGGCGGCCTTCTGACCGCCGGCAATTCCAGCCAGATCTCCGACGGCGCGGCGGCGTTGGTGCTGGCCAGCCAGCGGGCCGTGGAGCGTCATGGCCTGCGGCCCCTGGCCCGGATTCTGGGAGGAACCTGGGCTGCGGTGACGCCCTGGCGCTTCGTGGAGGCGCCCATCCCGGCCATCCAGCGGCTGCTGGATCGGCTGGGCATGACGCTGGACGACTTCGACCTCTTTGAGAACAACGAGGCCTTCGCCCTCAACAGCGTGTTGATGCGGCGGCAACTGGAGATATCCTACGAGCGGCTGAACGTGTACGGCGGTGCCATCGCCCTGGGGCATCCCGTGGGGGCCTCGGGCGCGCGCATCATCGTGACGCTGCTCAACGCCCTGCGACAGGAAGGGAAGGAACGGGGCATCGCTTCCCTGTGCCATGGCACCGGCGGTGGCACCGCCCTGGCCCTGGAACTGGTGTAG
- the aceB gene encoding malate synthase A, translating to MAENLPDGVQIVGPITPAVQEVLTAEALAFVADLHRRFNPTRQRLLARRAERQAALDAGEMPGFLPETAEIRTGEWQVAPAPADLNDRRVEITGPTDRKMMINALNSGASVFMADFEDALSPTWDNVIQGQINCSDAVRRTIEFLNPDGRVYKLKDQIATLLIRPRGWHLGEKHVLVDGEPISGSLFDFGLYMFRNARELVERGSGPYFYLPKLESHLEARLWNDVFNYTQDALGIPRGTIRATVLIETILAALEMEEILYELREHAAGLNAGRWDYIFSVIKKFARRPDMILPDRSQVTMTVPFMRAYTELLVRTCHKRGAHAIGGMAAFIPNRRDPEVTEKALAKVREDKERESSDGFDGTWVAHPDLVPVAREVFDRVLGDRPHQKHRLREDVHVTAEEILDIRVPGGQITEDGVRLNVSVALQYLNSWLNGNGAAAIFNLMEDAATAEISRSQLWQWLHHGAKLADGRPLTLEMYTQIREEELAKLGGSGVGRYEEATELLDGLVLSQEFVEFLTYPAYELLD from the coding sequence ATGGCTGAAAATTTGCCCGATGGTGTCCAAATTGTCGGCCCCATCACGCCGGCCGTCCAGGAAGTGTTGACGGCCGAGGCTCTGGCCTTTGTGGCCGACCTCCATCGCCGTTTCAACCCCACCCGGCAGCGTCTCCTGGCCCGCCGCGCCGAGCGCCAGGCCGCGCTGGATGCCGGCGAGATGCCCGGCTTCCTGCCGGAGACAGCGGAGATTCGTACCGGCGAGTGGCAGGTGGCCCCCGCGCCCGCGGACCTCAACGATCGCCGGGTGGAGATCACCGGGCCCACCGACCGCAAGATGATGATCAACGCCCTCAATTCCGGCGCCAGCGTCTTCATGGCCGACTTCGAGGATGCCCTCTCGCCCACCTGGGATAACGTTATCCAGGGGCAGATCAACTGCAGCGATGCGGTGCGCCGGACCATCGAGTTCCTCAATCCCGACGGCCGCGTCTACAAGCTGAAGGACCAGATCGCCACCCTCTTGATTCGCCCCCGGGGCTGGCATCTGGGCGAAAAGCACGTGCTGGTGGACGGGGAGCCCATCTCCGGCAGCCTGTTCGACTTCGGCCTGTACATGTTCCGCAACGCCCGGGAGCTGGTGGAGCGGGGCAGCGGCCCCTATTTTTACCTGCCCAAACTGGAAAGCCACCTGGAAGCTCGCCTCTGGAATGATGTCTTCAACTACACCCAGGACGCGCTGGGCATTCCCCGGGGCACCATCCGCGCCACCGTGCTGATCGAGACCATCCTGGCTGCCCTGGAGATGGAGGAGATCCTCTATGAGCTTCGGGAACACGCGGCGGGCCTGAACGCCGGGCGCTGGGACTACATCTTCAGCGTGATCAAAAAATTTGCACGGCGGCCGGACATGATCCTGCCCGACCGCAGCCAGGTGACCATGACGGTGCCCTTCATGCGGGCCTACACCGAGCTGCTGGTGCGTACCTGCCACAAGCGGGGCGCCCACGCCATCGGCGGCATGGCCGCCTTCATCCCCAACCGGCGGGATCCGGAAGTGACCGAAAAGGCCCTGGCCAAGGTCCGGGAGGACAAGGAGCGGGAGTCCAGTGACGGCTTCGACGGCACCTGGGTGGCCCACCCCGATCTGGTGCCGGTGGCCCGGGAAGTCTTCGACCGAGTCCTGGGTGACCGGCCCCACCAGAAGCACCGGCTGCGGGAGGATGTCCACGTGACCGCGGAGGAGATCCTGGACATCCGGGTGCCCGGCGGCCAGATCACGGAGGATGGGGTACGCCTGAACGTGAGCGTTGCCCTCCAGTACCTGAACTCCTGGCTCAACGGCAATGGCGCCGCGGCCATCTTCAACCTGATGGAAGACGCGGCCACGGCGGAAATTTCCCGCTCCCAGCTCTGGCAGTGGCTCCACCACGGCGCCAAACTGGCCGATGGCCGTCCCCTCACCCTGGAGATGTACACCCAGATCCGGGAGGAAGAGCTGGCCAAGCTAGGCGGGAGCGGCGTGGGCCGCTACGAAGAGGCCACTGAGCTGCTGGACGGCCTGGTCCTGAGCCAGGAATTTGTGGAGTTTCTGACCTATCCCGCCTACGAGCTCCTGGACTGA